A region of Mammaliicoccus sp. Dog046 DNA encodes the following proteins:
- the modA gene encoding molybdate ABC transporter substrate-binding protein, which produces MKRLFMLVVALLVVLAGCNTESNQDKINKKNEEKHLTVSAAASLTDVTKALEKEYKKQHPNTNIKFNYGGSGSLRKQVEAGADVDVIMSANTEDVDTLKDNKKVSEVYDYTKNKLIAIKYKNSNIKKIKNVSSPSKVAVGEEKSVPAGRYAIEYLKKEKLYEGMTSTFVFAKDVKQVLNYVKKENAEIGFVYETDLYKGKDKKVENIVKLTDAPLDEPIIYRAGLVTDKKESKEWFNFLKSKEAKQIFKEYHFEG; this is translated from the coding sequence ATGAAACGATTGTTTATGCTCGTTGTAGCATTATTAGTTGTATTGGCTGGGTGTAATACGGAATCTAACCAAGACAAAATTAATAAAAAAAATGAAGAAAAGCACTTAACTGTATCTGCAGCAGCAAGTTTAACAGATGTCACTAAAGCACTAGAAAAAGAATATAAAAAACAACACCCTAATACAAATATTAAATTTAATTACGGTGGTTCTGGTAGTTTAAGAAAGCAAGTTGAAGCGGGTGCTGATGTAGATGTTATTATGTCAGCAAATACCGAAGATGTAGACACACTAAAAGATAATAAAAAAGTATCAGAAGTGTATGACTATACTAAAAACAAATTAATTGCGATTAAATACAAGAATTCTAACATCAAAAAAATTAAAAACGTAAGTTCACCTTCTAAAGTTGCGGTAGGTGAAGAAAAAAGTGTACCGGCAGGAAGATATGCGATTGAATACTTGAAGAAAGAAAAATTATACGAAGGTATGACAAGTACATTTGTATTTGCGAAAGATGTTAAACAAGTATTGAATTATGTTAAGAAAGAAAATGCTGAAATTGGATTTGTTTATGAAACAGATTTATATAAAGGTAAAGATAAAAAAGTAGAAAACATTGTTAAATTAACAGATGCCCCATTAGATGAACCAATTATATACAGAGCAGGGCTTGTTACAGACAAAAAAGAATCAAAAGAGTGGTTTAATTTCTTAAAATCAAAAGAAGCTAAACAAATATTTAAAGAATATCACTTTGAAGGTTAG
- the modB gene encoding molybdate ABC transporter permease subunit: MPDLTPLWISMKVTLISTIIVCILGIVLAKLMHRYNGKLKPYIESVIMLPIVLPPTVMGFILLIIFSKNQWFGHLIDQTLHIQVIFSWVGAVIAAVIVSIPLMYQHVINGFQSINPKMLNSARTMGASERKIFWTIVIPLTKRAIFSGIVMSFARGLGEFGATLMIAGYIPGLTNTLPLEIYFLVQSGEENQAWLWVIVLIAFAVCVISALNILNQKNHKWE, from the coding sequence ATGCCAGATTTAACACCATTATGGATATCAATGAAAGTAACATTAATAAGTACAATTATTGTATGTATATTAGGTATTGTTCTGGCAAAGTTAATGCACCGCTACAATGGTAAACTTAAACCATATATAGAAAGTGTCATTATGTTACCCATTGTTTTACCACCAACTGTGATGGGATTTATTTTATTGATTATATTTTCAAAAAATCAATGGTTTGGTCATTTAATAGACCAAACATTACATATTCAAGTCATATTTAGTTGGGTGGGTGCGGTCATCGCTGCAGTAATTGTCAGCATACCGCTTATGTATCAACATGTGATCAATGGTTTTCAATCCATTAATCCTAAGATGTTAAACTCAGCTAGAACAATGGGTGCGAGTGAAAGAAAGATATTTTGGACAATCGTTATACCACTAACAAAACGTGCAATATTTTCAGGTATTGTTATGAGTTTTGCTCGAGGATTAGGTGAGTTTGGAGCAACGCTTATGATTGCAGGATATATTCCAGGGTTAACGAACACGTTACCTCTGGAAATATATTTTTTAGTACAATCTGGTGAAGAGAATCAAGCTTGGTTATGGGTCATCGTGTTGATTGCTTTTGCAGTGTGTGTGATCAGCGCATTAAATATATTAAATCAGAAAAACCATAAGTGGGAGTGA
- a CDS encoding ATP-binding cassette domain-containing protein, which translates to MIHINIKKIIKNRTITLNIQSEVPKIYAIVGKSGIGKTTLLNIISGLAEADDVFIRIDNETLSHHGHQVKVQDRKIGYLFQDYQLFPHMTVHENIHYMTRPNKDTEHLIKQLNIEHCLDQYPSTLSGGESQRVALCRVLSVKPNLLLLDEPFSSLDDETKEEGMRLIQKIFATWRIPIILVSHSKKEVTTLSDEVIEIK; encoded by the coding sequence ATGATTCACATTAATATAAAAAAAATAATTAAAAATCGTACAATCACGTTAAATATCCAGTCAGAAGTACCGAAAATTTATGCCATCGTTGGAAAATCGGGCATAGGCAAAACGACGTTGTTAAATATTATTTCTGGTTTAGCAGAAGCAGATGATGTATTCATACGTATAGATAATGAAACGTTAAGTCATCACGGGCATCAAGTGAAGGTACAAGATAGAAAAATCGGATATTTATTTCAGGATTATCAGCTATTTCCGCATATGACAGTTCATGAAAATATTCATTATATGACCCGACCGAATAAAGATACTGAACATTTGATTAAGCAATTAAATATAGAACATTGTTTAGATCAATATCCTTCAACGCTATCAGGTGGAGAATCTCAAAGAGTTGCGTTATGCAGAGTATTAAGCGTGAAACCTAACTTGTTATTATTGGATGAACCATTTTCAAGTTTAGATGATGAAACGAAAGAAGAAGGAATGAGATTAATTCAAAAGATTTTTGCAACGTGGCGAATTCCAATCATACTCGTTTCACATTCTAAAAAAGAAGTTACAACGCTATCAGATGAAGTAATAGAAATTAAATAA